TGCACAGGGAGGGGCACAGTACTAGCTGACGGGCACAGGGAGAGCACAGTACTAGCTGGCGTGCACAGGGAGGGCACAGTACTAGCTGACGGGCACAGGGAGAGCACAGTACTAGCTGGCGTGCACAGGGAGGGCACAGTACTAGCTGGCGTGCACAGGGAGGGCACAATACTAGGTGAAGTGCACAGTGAGAGCACATTGCTAGGTGATGTGAACAGAGAGGGCACAGGACTTGGTGACGTGCTAAGGGAGGGCACAGTACTAGCTGACCTGCAAAGGGAGGGCACAGTACCTGGTGATGTGCACAAGGAGGGCACAGTACTAGGTGACGAGCACAGGGAAGGCACAGTACCTGGTGACGTGAACAGAGAGGGCACAGGGAAGGCACAGTACTAACTTACGTGCACAGTGAGAGCACAATACTTGGTGCCGTGCACAAGGAGGGCACAGTACATGGTGACGTGCACAGGGAGGGCACAGTACTTGCTGACGTGCACAGGGAGGGCACAATACTTGGTGACGTGCACAGGGAGAGCAGAGTACTAGCTGACGTGCACAGAGAGGGCACAGGACTTGCTGACGTGCACAGGGAGGGCAGAGTACTAGCTGACGTGCACAGAGAGGGCATAGTACTCGGTGACGTGCACAGGGAGGGTACAGTAATAGCTGACGTGCACAGAGAGGGCACAGTACTTGGTGACGTGCACAGAGAGGGCACAGTACTTGGTGACGTGCACAGGAGGAGCACAGTACTAGGTGACGTGCACAGGGAGGGCACAGTAATAGCTGACGTGCACAGAGAGGGCACAGTACTTGGTGACGTGCACAGAGAGGGCACAGTACTTGGTGACGTGCACAGGGAGGGTACAGTACCAGCTGACGAGCACAGAGGGGGCACAGTACTTGGTGACGTGCACAGAAAGGGCACATTAATTGGTGACGTGCACAGGGAGGGCACAGTCCTTGGTGACGTGCACAGGGAGGGCACAGTCCTTGGTGACGTGCACAGGGTGGGCACAGTACTAGCTGACGTGCACAGAGAGGGCACAGTACTAGCTGACGTGCACAGAGAGGGCACAATTCTTGTTGACGTGCACAGGGAGGGCACAGTACTAGCTGACGTGCACAGAGAGGGCACAATACTTGGTGACGTGCACAGGGAAGGCACAGTACTAGCTGACGTGCACAGAGAGGGCACAGTACTTATTGACGTGCACAGTGAGGGCACAGCGCTAGGTGACGTGCACAGGGAGGGGAGAGTACTAGCTGACGTGCACAGAGAGAGCACAGTACTTGGTGACGTGCACAGAGAGAGCACAGTACTTGATGACGTGCGCATGAGGGCACAGTACTAGGCGACGTGCACAGGGAGGGCACAGTACTAGCTGACGTGCACAGAGAGGGCACAGTACTCTGTGACGTGCACAGAGAGGGCACAGTACTAACTGACGTGCACAAAGAAGGCACAGTACTAACTGACATGCACAGTGAGGGCATAGTACTAACTGACGTGCACAGTGAGGGCACAGTACTAACTGACGTGCACAGAGAAAGCACAGTACTAACTGACGTGCACAGAGAAAGCACAGTACTAACTGACGTGCACAGAGAAGGCACAGTACTAACTGACTTGCACAGAGAAGACACAGTACTAGCTGACGTGCACAGGGAGGGCACAGTATTAGGTGACGTTCACAGGGAGGGCACAGTACTAGGTGACGTGCACAGGGAGGGCACAGTACTAACTGACGTGCACAGAAGGCACGTTAGGGAACAATATCTACATCTATTAATACATTCATACATTCGTCATCTATTACTTCAGTGCTGGAAACGTTATTCTCCTGTGCCTGGACGATTGCACTTCTGACTTCGCTCTGCATCTTGCATAGTTCTTGGCGCAGGTCAGAGGCGAGTTGTGCGCCTGAGAGGTCCTTACACTCTAGACACTTGGCTACTTTTGTTACTCTCTTCTATGGCTACTTCCATTGTTACTATACTCTACCCTTGTGTACATCACTGCAACCCGACCTACGGCAAGCCTGCGACCAGCAACTCGGCCTACGACAAGCCTGCGACCAACAACTCGGCCTACGACCAGCCTGCGACCAACAACTCGGCCTACGACCAGCCTGCGACCAGCAACTCGGCCTACGACAAGCCTGCGACCAACAACTCGGCCTACGACCAGCCTGCGACCAACAACTCGGCCTACGACCAGCCTGCGACCAGCAACTCGGCCTACGACAAGCCTGCGACCAACAACTCGGCCTACGACCAGCCTGCGACCAGCAGCACGGCCTACGACTAGCCTTCGACCAGCCTGCGACCAGCAACACTGTCTACGACCAGTCTGCGACAAGCAACACTGCCTACGACCAGCCTGCGACCAGCCTGCGACAGGCAACACTGCCTACGACCAGCCTGCGACCAACAACTCGGCCTACGACCAGCCTGCGACCAGCAACACGGCCTGCGACCAGCCAGCGACCAGCAACACGGCCTACGACCAGTTTGCGACCAGCAACACGGCCTACGACCAGTTTGCGACCAGCAACACGGCCTGCGACCAGCCTGCGACCAACAACACGGCCTACGAGCAGTTTGCGACCAGCAACACGGCCTACGACCAGTTTGCGACCAGCAACACGGCCTACGACCAGTTTGCGACCAGCAACACGGCCTGCGACCAGCCTGCGACCGACAACACGGCCTACGACCAGTTTGCGACCAGCAACACGGCCTGCGACCAGCCTGCGACCAACAACACGGCCTACGACCAGTTTGCGACCAGCAACACGGCCTACGACCAGTTTGCGACCAGCAACACGGCCTACGACCAGTCTGTGACCAACAAGACATGTAACCTTCCCTCGGGCGACACATAAAGGAACACAACACAGTACTGTGATCACGTGAGTCACCGTAGCAAGATGCACTAAGTCATACAACAAGCAGTAACACAGTATGGAGAGTGTTGTATATTGGTTCACAGTCTCGTGACACCCCGCAACACTAAGCCTGTGCAAGTCTTCCACTGTGCAAGAGAAATGTTTCTGTatagcttacacacacacacacacacacacacacacacacacacacacacacacacacacacatacgaataTACATTTAATGTTAGCTTCTGAACAAAGATTTTCGGAAGTGTTTTGAAAAGACCAATAAACTGAGTGAAAGAGACTCCGTCAGGTAGTTTATACACAATAAACTTGCAAATGGAAAAAGCTGTATTGATTCGCTCAACACATTTCCCCTTAGTGTGTAAAAAAAGTGTTCACGCGCGACTACGATAAAAATACTCTCTCTCAAAATCTAAAATCAAAATCCTCTCTCCATGCCTGGcaccctgtccctccccccccccccctccctcctgctgccTCCCTCTACCCACTGAGGGATTATCACTCCCTCTCGCTACCTCCACCTATATATTTTTAGGAACAGATTTTAACAGCAACATTCAGAAACATTCGTAGTTGCTGTTTGGAATTTTATTTTTTCCATTTTGGGGGCTGGTGTTGGCTTCTGTGGCAGAGCAAAACAGCAGACGAAAACCTCAGAGAATTTAAGCAGTTGAGTCATTGTTTATAATGTTATTAATGGCTGGCTGGGTCAACCACATCCGGGACCCTTCATGCTGGCCACACCTCTCCTACACACCTGGTACACACACCCCCTTcacctgggagtgttgtgtgggcaCCTGGGAGTGTTGTATGGGcacctgggagtgttgtgtaggcacctgggagtgttgtgtaggcacctgggagtgttgtgtaggcacctgggagtgttgtgtaggcacctgggagtgttgtgtaggcacctgggagtgttgtgtaggcacctgggagtgttgtgtgggcacctgggagtgttgtgtgggcacctgggagtgttgtgtgggcacctgggagtgttgtgtaggcacctgggagtgttgtgtaggcacctgggagtgttgtgtgggcacctgggagtgttgtgtgggcaCCTGGGAGTGAGTGTTGTGTAGGcacctgggagtgttgtgtgggcacctgggagtgttgtgtaggcacctgggagtgttgtgtgggcacctgggagtgttgtgtgggcacctgggagtgttgtgtgggcacctgggagtgttgtgtagacacctgggagtgttgtgtaggcacctgggagtgttgtgtaggcacctgggagtgttgtgtaggcacctgggagtgttgtgtgggcacctgggagtgttgtgtgggcacctgggagtgttgtgtaggcacctgggagtgttgtgtgggcacctgggagtgttgtgtgggcacctgggagtgttgtgtaggcacctgggagtgttgtgtaggcacctgggagtgttgtgtgggcatctgggagtgttgtgtgggcacctgggagtgttgtgtgggcatctgggagtgttgtgtgggcaCCTGGTGTAATAAGTGTGACCAAAACAGcattctctgatggggttcaccAGTTTCAGTTTAAGCGCATGCCTTTTGGGCTCAAGACAGCcccttcatcatttcagagggctaTTAACTACATCCTCAGCCCTGTGCTAGGTAGGCATTCATTAGCATACCTGGATGACGTGGTTATCTACTCCAGCACCtgcgggacttgactgagacactGTCATTGTTAGACAAGGCAGGGTTCAAATTATATATCAACAAGTGCACcctggcatctcagaaattcaaatatctggggttccaggtgagcacagatggcATCCGCCCTGACCCAGACTCATGCCGCGCCATTGCCGAGATGCCCAGGCCTAGGTCAGCAAGGGATGTGCGAAGGTTTCTGGGAGCAGCCGGATACTTCCGCCGCCATATTGAGGGATTTGCTAGTATAACAGCGCCTTTAACTGACCTTGTAAAGAAGAATGCTAAATTTATGTGGACCTTAGAACACGATGAGGCTTATACTAGGCTCAAAAGTCAATTAATTACCGCCCCAGTATTAGCTGTGCCTGactttgataaggagtgggaggtgCATACGGACGCTAGTGGTATTGCCATAGGAGGGTGCTTAATGCAGCGTGATTCAGAGAACCATCCTCACCCTGTGGCGTATTCAGCAGAAAAGTGAAGGGACCTGAAGTTAGATACTCAGCAACAGACAAGGAAGCACTTGCTGTGGTTGAAAGGTTCGTTATTTGAGCCTTACCTTTTCCAACGTCATTTTGTTATTTTCACAGATCACAGAGCCCTCACATACATTTTTAAAAAGAAAACGAAGTGTCCCCGGATGTCCCGTTGGTCTCACGAGCTGTCATCTCACTCGTTTCAGATCCTTTATAAGCCTGGACCATCTCATGTTGTGCCAGACACGTTGAGTAGGAACGTCGCGTCAGTAACGTAAATGTCAACATTGAAACTATTGCAagtgataaaatgagagaatttcaaatgggagaacagcgatggaaggaaatAATTGAATATTTGGAGGGTGGTAAATACCCTATG
This genomic stretch from Procambarus clarkii isolate CNS0578487 chromosome 22, FALCON_Pclarkii_2.0, whole genome shotgun sequence harbors:
- the LOC138367634 gene encoding uncharacterized protein; amino-acid sequence: MPRPRSARDVRRFLGAAGYFRRHIEGFASITAPLTDLVKKNAKFMWTLEHDEAYTRLKSQLITAPVLAVPDFDKEWEVHTDASGIAIGGCLMQRDSENHPHPVAYSAEK